In one Bosea sp. RAC05 genomic region, the following are encoded:
- a CDS encoding precorrin-2 C(20)-methyltransferase, whose amino-acid sequence MSFEPAKNPLGKILLFGVGLGPGDPDYMTVRARDIILSADRLVHFCKRGRRGHARITADAVVGQDAAREIALAFPVTIEVPVEDEGYSGPITQFYDESAALLAAEMEAGRSVAVLCDGDPFFYGSFMHLWRRLAHRFPTEVVPGVTGMAGAWTRANAPITWGDDILTVLPGTLPEAELVRRLGDTDAAVIMKLGRNLPKVRRALEATGLIERAIYVEQATMAGQAIIRLSERGDAEAPYFSMVLVPGEGRRL is encoded by the coding sequence GTGAGCTTCGAGCCGGCCAAGAATCCTTTGGGAAAGATACTTTTGTTCGGCGTGGGCCTCGGCCCCGGCGACCCTGACTACATGACCGTGCGCGCCCGCGACATCATCCTGAGCGCCGACCGGCTGGTGCATTTCTGCAAGCGCGGCCGGCGTGGCCATGCCCGCATCACGGCGGACGCCGTCGTCGGGCAAGATGCCGCCCGCGAGATCGCGCTCGCCTTCCCGGTGACGATCGAGGTCCCGGTCGAGGACGAGGGCTATAGCGGCCCGATCACGCAGTTCTACGACGAATCCGCGGCGCTGCTCGCCGCCGAGATGGAGGCCGGGCGCAGCGTCGCGGTGCTCTGCGATGGCGACCCGTTCTTCTACGGCTCCTTCATGCATCTCTGGCGGCGGCTGGCGCATCGCTTCCCGACCGAGGTCGTGCCGGGCGTCACCGGCATGGCTGGCGCCTGGACGCGCGCCAACGCGCCGATCACCTGGGGCGACGACATCCTGACAGTGCTGCCGGGCACGCTGCCCGAGGCCGAGCTGGTGCGGCGCCTCGGCGATACGGACGCGGCGGTGATCATGAAGCTCGGCCGCAACCTGCCCAAGGTGCGCCGCGCGCTGGAGGCGACGGGACTGATCGAACGGGCGATCTATGTCGAGCAGGCGACGATGGCTGGACAGGCGATCATCCGCCTCAGCGAGCGCGGCGACGCAGAGGCGCCCTATTTCTCGATGGTGCTGGTTCCCGGCGAGGGGCGGCGGCTGTGA
- a CDS encoding precorrin-8X methylmutase: MTTGYDYIRDGGAIYERSFAIIRAEADLSRFVGRAAHVVVRMIHACGMTDLPDDVEMSPDFAGAAEAALKEGAPILCDAKMVANGVTPSRLPARNPVICTLDDPRTAPLAAEMGTTRSAAAMELWRPHLAGALVVIGNAPTSLFRLLEMLDAGAPKPAAVIGIPVGFVGAAESKQALAQDGRVPFLVVHGRRGGSAMAAAAVNALAQEKE, translated from the coding sequence GTGACGACGGGTTACGACTATATCCGCGATGGCGGGGCGATCTATGAGCGCTCCTTCGCGATCATCCGGGCCGAGGCCGATCTCTCGCGCTTTGTGGGTCGCGCCGCCCATGTCGTGGTCCGGATGATCCATGCCTGCGGCATGACCGACCTGCCTGACGATGTGGAGATGTCGCCCGATTTCGCGGGTGCCGCCGAAGCCGCGCTGAAGGAGGGTGCGCCGATCCTCTGCGACGCCAAGATGGTCGCCAATGGCGTGACGCCGTCCCGCCTGCCGGCGCGCAACCCGGTGATCTGCACGCTCGACGATCCCCGCACCGCGCCGCTGGCCGCCGAGATGGGCACGACGCGCTCGGCCGCAGCGATGGAGCTGTGGCGGCCGCATCTGGCGGGCGCGCTCGTCGTCATCGGCAATGCGCCGACCTCGCTGTTCCGGCTGCTGGAGATGCTCGATGCCGGTGCGCCCAAGCCGGCTGCCGTGATCGGCATCCCCGTCGGCTTCGTCGGCGCGGCGGAATCGAAGCAGGCGCTGGCGCAGGACGGGCGCGTGCCCTTCCTGGTCGTCCATGGGCGGCGCGGCGGCTCGGCGATGGCGGCAGCGGCCGTCAACGCGCTGGCGCAAGAGAAGGAGTGA